From Acinetobacter suaedae, one genomic window encodes:
- a CDS encoding HlyD family secretion protein, whose translation MDVVARGEVETDTKVQKKQRVTWIVFSMLALFLLIGVMYYFFIFRFYQSTDNAYVQADLTWVMPKVTGEVVDLVINDNQLVKKGDTLVVLDQRDYQARYNQAESLVTLKEAALVVQEQNEKSAQSSIQEANSSVLAAQADLSRLKKDFLRYQDLLKDGVITRQNFENIQSQYLSAQAQLNRALAGVNAAEAQFGSLKASRAQLLADIQNAKASLDLYQIDLASAKIISPVTGKVGSLAIQKGSRVSPQTRLMAIIPEGSLYVQANFKETQIQKMHIGQTVSLKLDAYPNLSYTGKIESFSPASGATFSLMPPDNATGNFNKVVQRIPVRIAIDPSPHTELIKPGMSVKATVNLKT comes from the coding sequence ATGGATGTCGTAGCTCGGGGAGAAGTAGAAACAGATACCAAAGTGCAAAAAAAGCAAAGAGTCACTTGGATTGTTTTTTCAATGCTTGCATTATTTTTGTTGATTGGGGTGATGTACTATTTTTTTATATTTCGATTTTACCAATCTACTGATAATGCCTATGTTCAAGCAGATCTCACTTGGGTAATGCCCAAAGTTACAGGTGAAGTTGTTGATTTAGTCATTAACGACAACCAGTTAGTCAAAAAAGGTGACACTTTAGTTGTGTTAGATCAACGTGATTATCAAGCGAGATATAATCAAGCTGAATCCTTGGTCACATTAAAAGAAGCCGCGCTTGTCGTTCAAGAGCAAAATGAAAAATCAGCACAATCATCAATTCAAGAAGCAAATAGTAGTGTCCTTGCTGCTCAGGCAGATCTATCACGGTTAAAAAAAGATTTTCTACGTTATCAAGATTTATTAAAAGATGGCGTTATTACGCGACAAAATTTTGAAAATATCCAATCTCAATATTTATCGGCACAGGCTCAACTTAATCGTGCGCTAGCTGGTGTAAATGCAGCAGAAGCGCAATTCGGTAGTTTAAAAGCGAGTCGTGCGCAATTACTGGCAGATATCCAAAATGCAAAAGCAAGTTTAGACTTATATCAAATAGATCTAGCATCAGCAAAGATTATAAGTCCTGTAACAGGAAAAGTAGGAAGTTTGGCAATACAGAAAGGCTCTCGTGTAAGTCCTCAAACTCGCTTAATGGCAATTATTCCTGAGGGTAGCTTATACGTACAAGCCAACTTTAAAGAAACACAAATTCAGAAAATGCATATCGGGCAAACGGTTTCTTTAAAGTTAGATGCATATCCAAACTTATCTTATACAGGAAAAATTGAAAGTTTTTCTCCTGCATCGGGAGCAACTTTTTCACTTATGCCGCCAGATAACGCAACAGGAAATTTTAATAAAGTTGTTCAACGAATTCCTGTACGAATTGCGATTGATCCAAGTCCACACACTGAGCTAATCAAGCCTGGTATGTCTGTCAAAGCGACCGTTAATTTAAAAACTTAA
- a CDS encoding bile acid:sodium symporter family protein — protein MDSGLITLFLPIALAIVMAGLGLELTLKDFARVSKHPKVVFIALFCQLVLLVGIAFLICKILALPPLLAVGLMLLAASPGGTTANLFSYLYKGDIALNISLTAINAVLAAVFLPFIVNFSILYFMNEGQQVGLQFSKVMQVFLIILVPVGIGMLIRHYAPHLAEKLNRPVRIFAVIFLVIIILGAIITERENLMNYIGQIGLATALFCAISLMVGYFVPRTLGISSYQARACAFEIGIHNSTLAMTIALTVMASTTIAMPAAVYSIFMYIFATIFGIWVTKFGPEETISQA, from the coding sequence ATGGATTCAGGATTGATTACACTTTTTTTACCAATTGCTTTAGCAATTGTTATGGCGGGATTAGGTTTAGAATTAACATTAAAAGATTTCGCTAGGGTAAGTAAGCATCCTAAAGTTGTTTTTATTGCTTTGTTTTGTCAGTTAGTACTATTAGTTGGGATTGCCTTTTTAATTTGTAAAATCTTAGCCTTACCACCATTGTTAGCTGTTGGTTTAATGCTACTCGCAGCCTCCCCTGGAGGAACAACTGCAAACTTATTTAGTTATTTGTACAAAGGTGATATTGCACTCAATATTAGTTTAACTGCGATTAATGCAGTACTAGCAGCAGTCTTTCTTCCCTTTATTGTTAACTTTTCCATTCTCTATTTTATGAATGAAGGACAACAAGTAGGTCTACAGTTTTCCAAAGTCATGCAAGTGTTTTTAATTATTCTAGTGCCAGTTGGTATCGGGATGTTAATTCGCCATTATGCACCTCATCTCGCTGAAAAGCTCAACCGTCCTGTACGCATATTTGCAGTAATTTTTCTCGTAATTATCATTTTAGGTGCAATTATTACTGAACGTGAAAATCTGATGAATTACATTGGACAAATTGGTTTAGCAACTGCTCTTTTCTGTGCAATTAGTTTGATGGTTGGCTATTTCGTTCCACGTACATTGGGTATCAGCTCATATCAAGCACGTGCATGTGCATTTGAGATTGGAATTCATAACAGTACACTCGCGATGACCATTGCACTAACAGTTATGGCTAGTACCACAATTGCAATGCCAGCCGCTGTATATTCCATTTTTATGTATATTTTCGCGACAATCTTTGGAATTTGGGTAACTAAATTCGGACCGGAAGAAACAATAAGCCAAGCTTAA
- a CDS encoding GH3 family domain-containing protein: MKYEQWLSYGSHFILKQWCKTTDRKFRKKANQLEATQRQILSSILQSSTLAIENRVVSYEQFTHAFMPSRYGAWRADIDLYREEKRSLSKSKLVRFQPTSGSSEQIKFIPYTQQFLDELDQAIATWLASLYRKCPQLQSGTHYWSVSWLPESQREILKDKNLNDDSALLGFGKRILSKFTQAVPSNVAFASNADDALFATICYLVANRNLAMISVWSPTFALQLLDRLQNMHKEVMAVLATGSWGGRAVSLQQVKAPYCRYSAECLSMSMVDGQIDFKKLWPRLSLVSSWDTAGSKAWADVLKARLPFVQFEGKGLWATEGVVTIPYQDQYPLAYQSHFYEFEYLEGEQRGQIVPSWKLKQGDIVSPIISSGNGLLRYCLDDCIRVTGFLEQVPCFEFLGRRFGVDLVGEKLAPETAQQLLSQLNQTQSKAISLLAIDTQQQTKPFYCVLFEGDIHHQIDHEYIDQILRQNFHYELARNLGQLDQPQIRKAENGWDAYKKLVMFDGIIEGNIKPEPLKKISLNSLAQL, encoded by the coding sequence ATGAAATATGAGCAATGGTTAAGTTATGGGTCACATTTTATTTTGAAACAGTGGTGTAAAACGACTGATAGAAAGTTTAGAAAAAAAGCAAATCAACTTGAAGCGACGCAACGTCAAATCCTTAGCTCTATTTTACAGTCTTCAACTTTAGCAATAGAAAATCGCGTGGTGAGCTATGAACAGTTCACGCATGCTTTTATGCCAAGTCGTTATGGCGCATGGCGAGCAGACATCGATCTATATCGCGAAGAGAAACGCTCACTTTCAAAGAGCAAGTTAGTTCGTTTTCAACCGACGAGTGGCTCTAGTGAACAGATAAAATTTATTCCATACACTCAACAATTTTTGGATGAGTTGGATCAAGCGATTGCGACATGGTTGGCGAGCTTATATCGAAAATGTCCTCAGCTCCAATCAGGAACACATTATTGGTCCGTTTCATGGTTACCTGAAAGCCAAAGAGAGATCTTAAAAGATAAAAACTTAAATGATGACAGTGCATTGCTAGGATTTGGGAAACGGATTTTATCTAAATTCACGCAGGCAGTTCCCAGTAATGTTGCATTTGCCTCAAATGCAGATGATGCCTTATTTGCCACGATTTGTTATCTCGTCGCAAATCGTAATCTGGCAATGATCTCTGTATGGAGCCCAACATTTGCATTACAACTTCTTGATCGTTTGCAAAATATGCATAAGGAGGTGATGGCTGTATTAGCTACGGGGTCTTGGGGGGGGCGAGCTGTATCTTTACAACAAGTAAAAGCACCCTACTGTCGATATAGTGCTGAGTGTCTAAGCATGAGTATGGTTGATGGGCAGATTGATTTTAAAAAATTATGGCCACGCTTAAGTTTAGTGTCTAGCTGGGATACAGCAGGTTCAAAAGCATGGGCGGACGTATTAAAAGCAAGATTACCTTTTGTACAATTTGAAGGTAAAGGTTTATGGGCAACTGAAGGTGTTGTAACGATACCATATCAAGATCAATACCCACTTGCTTATCAAAGTCATTTTTATGAGTTTGAATATTTAGAGGGGGAGCAACGTGGTCAAATTGTACCTTCATGGAAGCTCAAACAAGGTGATATTGTTAGCCCAATCATAAGTTCTGGTAATGGCTTATTAAGATATTGTCTCGATGATTGTATTCGCGTTACAGGCTTTTTAGAACAAGTACCGTGTTTTGAGTTTTTGGGTCGTCGCTTTGGTGTTGATCTCGTAGGTGAAAAACTAGCGCCTGAAACAGCACAACAACTTCTATCTCAACTTAATCAAACGCAATCAAAAGCGATCTCTTTGCTGGCAATTGATACACAACAACAGACAAAACCTTTTTATTGTGTTTTGTTTGAGGGGGATATTCATCATCAGATTGATCATGAATATATTGACCAGATCTTACGTCAGAATTTCCATTATGAACTTGCTCGTAATCTAGGGCAACTGGATCAACCGCAAATTCGAAAAGCAGAAAATGGTTGGGATGCCTACAAAAAACTCGTGATGTTTGACGGTATTATTGAAGGCAATATTAAGCCTGAACCTTTGAAAAAGATTAGCTTGAATAGTTTAGCGCAGCTATGA
- a CDS encoding DHA2 family efflux MFS transporter permease subunit: MDKHLDEGWKFPTKVAWMIFIAMIFGNFMAILDIQIVASSLNEVQAGMSASRYEVTWVQTVYLIAEIIAIPMSSIIARVLSTRIYYTICAVGFTVSSLLCAMAWNLESLLVFRAIQGFMGGGMIPTSMTALYLLFPEARRALPLVLFGMISTLGPAIGPTVGGWLTNSFSWHWMFLINIIPGIIIATIIFSGPDIDRADHSLLKKMDWISLVAMAMFLGGLEYFLDEGARHEWLVDTGVRTAFLICIAGGLIFFYRSFTQPKPLLDLSVFKNKNFTLSAIITFVIGMALYGLGYMIPVFLGQVREMNSSQIGHIMMVTGVVMFCFAPFLAWLIPNFDTRKTVFVGMIMAGFGVWLNSHLSIHSDYDFMFWPQIYRGIGLMICLIVVSHLAMSTLPLNKVADASGIYNLMRNIGGAVGLALINSSLDWLTALHVTELNQYMTPQNWIFVERLEQLTAQYQEVGSNAQQIALSIIYRDIHYQALTSSFNDLLRMLAIIMFIAAFLTFLMDRGKKMKV; encoded by the coding sequence ATGGATAAGCATTTGGATGAAGGCTGGAAGTTCCCGACTAAAGTCGCTTGGATGATTTTTATTGCCATGATTTTTGGCAATTTTATGGCGATTTTAGATATCCAAATTGTTGCTAGTTCTTTAAATGAAGTCCAAGCTGGGATGAGTGCAAGTCGTTATGAGGTCACTTGGGTTCAGACGGTGTATTTGATCGCTGAGATTATTGCAATTCCGATGTCCAGTATTATCGCCCGAGTTTTATCGACGAGGATTTACTACACTATTTGTGCAGTTGGATTTACGGTCAGTTCTTTGCTTTGTGCGATGGCATGGAATTTAGAAAGTTTACTTGTATTTCGAGCAATACAAGGATTCATGGGGGGAGGAATGATCCCAACCTCAATGACAGCGTTGTATTTACTTTTTCCTGAAGCTAGACGTGCATTACCTTTGGTTTTGTTTGGAATGATCAGCACCTTAGGACCTGCGATTGGACCAACTGTTGGTGGTTGGTTAACAAATAGTTTTTCATGGCACTGGATGTTTCTGATCAATATCATTCCTGGAATCATCATTGCAACCATTATTTTTTCTGGACCAGACATTGATCGCGCAGATCATAGCTTACTGAAAAAAATGGATTGGATCAGTCTAGTTGCCATGGCAATGTTTTTGGGCGGTTTGGAATATTTCCTCGATGAGGGGGCAAGACACGAATGGTTAGTAGATACAGGTGTACGTACTGCATTTTTGATTTGTATTGCAGGGGGATTGATATTTTTCTATCGAAGTTTCACACAACCTAAGCCATTGTTGGACTTGAGTGTTTTTAAAAATAAGAATTTTACCCTAAGTGCCATTATCACTTTTGTGATCGGTATGGCGTTATACGGTTTGGGATACATGATCCCCGTTTTTCTTGGTCAAGTACGAGAAATGAATAGCAGCCAAATCGGACATATCATGATGGTCACAGGTGTGGTGATGTTCTGTTTTGCCCCGTTCTTGGCATGGTTGATCCCGAATTTCGATACTAGAAAAACCGTGTTTGTTGGGATGATTATGGCTGGATTTGGTGTATGGCTAAATTCACATTTAAGTATTCACAGTGATTATGACTTTATGTTTTGGCCACAAATCTATCGTGGCATCGGTCTCATGATCTGTTTGATTGTGGTTTCGCACCTTGCCATGAGTACATTGCCATTGAATAAAGTAGCTGATGCCAGTGGAATTTATAATTTAATGCGAAATATTGGTGGAGCTGTTGGGCTTGCATTAATTAATTCATCACTAGATTGGTTAACTGCATTACATGTCACTGAGTTAAATCAATATATGACGCCTCAAAACTGGATTTTTGTGGAGCGTTTAGAACAACTGACAGCTCAATATCAAGAAGTTGGGTCAAATGCTCAACAAATTGCACTAAGTATTATTTATCGTGACATTCATTATCAAGCATTGACATCAAGTTTTAATGATTTATTGCGTATGCTTGCGATCATTATGTTTATTGCTGCCTTTCTTACATTTTTAATGGATAGGGGGAAGAAAATGAAAGTTTAA
- a CDS encoding amidohydrolase family protein → MNQLDFSIIDPHIHQWDPYHTPHSAAVLVKALGKYPLLMDKILRLVKPKALLDTLGHTQHVLSPYLPMHYHQDLDGIQVESVVHVEANWHHHKGFGVVEETRWLSQLDFAKYDLKLAAIVATADPSHRKFVDILKAHRDASPLFRGIRKMSSWHEDDGIYRWSKTPHLYQSKKFLKGFEQLAQMNLSFDAWGYSTQLNEITALAKQFPETRIVVDHLATPAGLFGAVGKKTGKTAAQRDAIFQQWQNDLSALAEQPNVHAKISGLMMPVLGHTFYKENRTATVAEMVQLLTPLIQHAIHVFGTGRIMFASNYPMDKPNARLTDLIQAYIKMIEPYGSEALQAIFRQNAIHFYQLDIN, encoded by the coding sequence ATGAACCAACTCGATTTTTCTATTATTGACCCACATATACATCAGTGGGATCCTTACCATACTCCGCATTCCGCAGCTGTATTGGTTAAGGCATTAGGGAAATATCCATTGCTTATGGATAAGATTCTTCGCTTAGTAAAACCAAAAGCGTTATTGGACACTCTAGGGCATACGCAACATGTATTAAGCCCTTATTTGCCGATGCATTATCATCAAGATTTAGATGGGATACAGGTTGAAAGCGTTGTTCATGTCGAAGCCAATTGGCATCATCATAAAGGGTTTGGCGTTGTTGAAGAAACGAGATGGCTAAGCCAGTTAGATTTTGCAAAATATGATTTAAAGCTTGCTGCAATTGTTGCCACGGCAGATCCAAGTCACCGCAAATTCGTCGATATTTTAAAAGCACATCGAGATGCAAGTCCTTTGTTTAGAGGAATTCGAAAGATGTCTTCTTGGCATGAAGATGATGGCATCTATCGCTGGTCTAAAACACCTCATTTATATCAGTCTAAAAAATTCTTAAAAGGATTTGAGCAACTCGCCCAAATGAATCTGTCCTTTGATGCTTGGGGTTATTCAACTCAATTAAATGAGATCACTGCCTTGGCCAAGCAATTTCCAGAAACACGCATTGTCGTGGACCATCTTGCAACTCCTGCTGGGTTATTTGGCGCAGTGGGGAAAAAGACAGGGAAAACTGCTGCGCAACGTGATGCAATATTTCAGCAATGGCAAAACGACCTAAGTGCTTTAGCGGAGCAGCCGAATGTGCATGCAAAAATATCAGGGCTTATGATGCCAGTATTGGGACATACATTTTATAAAGAAAATCGGACGGCAACTGTTGCTGAAATGGTTCAATTATTGACCCCATTGATACAGCATGCGATCCATGTCTTTGGTACAGGACGCATCATGTTTGCTTCAAACTATCCAATGGATAAACCTAATGCACGGTTAACCGACTTAATACAGGCTTATATCAAAATGATTGAGCCTTATGGTTCTGAAGCT
- a CDS encoding OsmC domain/YcaO domain-containing protein, which translates to MEIKVNYLDNLRQEAKFDDFTVIADQPIRYKGDGSAPGPFDYFLASSALCAAYFVKVYCAARDIPTDNIRLSQNNIVDPENRYKQIFKIQVELPADISEKDRQGILRSIDRCTVKKVIQTGPEFVIEEVESIDADAQALLMPNLASESTTYIQGKDLPLEETIANMSGILAGLGMKIEIASWRNIVPNVWSLHIRDAQSPMCFTNGKGSTKESALASALGEFIERLNCNFFYNDQFWGEEIANAEFVHYPDEKWFKPGPNGELPKEILDEYCLEIYDPEKELLGTHLYDTNSGNIERGICSLPFVRQSDGETVYFPSNLIENLYLSNGMSAGNTLEEAQVQCLSEIFERAVKREIIEGEIALPDVPEEVLAKYPSIVAGIQGLEEQGFPVLVKDASLGGQFPVMCVTLMNPRTGGVFASFGAHPSFEVALERSLTELLQGRSFEGLNDLPQPTFQSEAVTEPNNFVEHFIDSSGLVSWRFFSAKSDYDFVEWDFTNDGENSNADEAAELFGILEEMGKEVYMAVYEHLGATACRILVPDYSEIYLVEDLIWDNTNKALAFREDILNIHRLDDERLEALVERLEECELDDYTEITTLIGIEFDDNTVWGQLTLLELKLLIYVALKQFEEAKDLVEQFLQYNTNTVERGLFYQCMNVVLEVILDDEMELDDYEKNFRRMFGDERMDAVVGSVEGTVRFYGLTPTSMKLEGLDRHLRLIESYKKLHAARAKAVGLHK; encoded by the coding sequence ATGGAAATCAAGGTTAATTACCTCGACAACCTTCGACAAGAAGCCAAATTCGATGACTTTACGGTAATCGCAGATCAACCGATTCGTTATAAAGGGGACGGATCTGCACCGGGGCCATTTGATTACTTCTTGGCATCGTCGGCACTCTGTGCAGCTTATTTTGTCAAAGTGTATTGCGCGGCACGTGATATTCCAACCGATAATATTCGTTTATCTCAGAACAATATTGTTGATCCAGAAAACCGCTATAAACAGATTTTTAAAATTCAGGTTGAACTTCCAGCTGATATTTCTGAAAAAGATCGTCAGGGGATTTTACGTTCAATTGACCGTTGTACCGTGAAGAAAGTTATTCAAACGGGTCCTGAATTTGTCATTGAAGAAGTAGAAAGCATCGATGCAGATGCTCAAGCTTTATTGATGCCGAATCTTGCATCTGAAAGTACCACTTATATCCAAGGTAAAGATCTACCGTTAGAAGAAACCATTGCCAATATGTCAGGGATCTTGGCTGGTTTAGGCATGAAGATTGAAATTGCGTCATGGCGTAATATCGTGCCAAATGTTTGGTCTTTACATATTCGTGATGCACAGTCACCGATGTGTTTTACCAACGGTAAAGGCTCAACCAAAGAAAGCGCATTGGCATCTGCATTAGGCGAGTTTATTGAACGTCTTAATTGTAATTTCTTCTATAACGACCAATTTTGGGGTGAAGAAATTGCCAACGCAGAATTTGTGCATTACCCAGACGAGAAATGGTTTAAACCAGGGCCAAATGGCGAATTACCCAAAGAAATCTTGGATGAATACTGTCTTGAGATTTACGACCCTGAAAAAGAGTTACTAGGTACTCATTTATACGATACTAACTCTGGGAATATTGAACGTGGGATTTGTTCACTTCCTTTTGTTCGTCAGTCTGATGGTGAAACAGTTTACTTCCCATCAAACTTGATCGAAAACTTGTATCTCAGTAATGGTATGAGTGCAGGGAATACATTAGAAGAAGCTCAAGTTCAGTGCTTATCTGAAATTTTCGAACGTGCTGTAAAACGTGAAATTATCGAAGGTGAAATTGCACTACCTGATGTTCCTGAAGAAGTTTTGGCAAAGTATCCAAGTATTGTTGCAGGTATCCAAGGCCTAGAAGAGCAAGGTTTTCCAGTATTAGTTAAAGATGCTTCTTTGGGCGGTCAATTCCCAGTGATGTGTGTCACTTTGATGAACCCACGCACAGGCGGTGTGTTTGCCTCATTTGGTGCGCATCCAAGTTTTGAAGTGGCTTTAGAGCGTAGTTTGACTGAGTTATTACAAGGTCGTAGTTTTGAAGGTCTCAATGACTTACCTCAGCCAACCTTCCAAAGTGAAGCAGTGACCGAGCCGAATAATTTTGTGGAACACTTTATTGATTCAAGTGGCTTAGTCTCTTGGCGTTTCTTCAGCGCAAAATCTGATTATGATTTTGTAGAATGGGATTTCACCAATGATGGTGAAAACTCGAATGCGGATGAGGCTGCTGAATTATTCGGTATTCTTGAAGAAATGGGCAAAGAAGTTTACATGGCTGTCTATGAACATTTAGGTGCTACAGCTTGTCGTATCCTCGTGCCCGATTATTCTGAGATTTATTTAGTTGAAGATTTGATTTGGGACAATACAAATAAAGCATTGGCATTCCGTGAAGATATTCTAAATATTCATCGTTTAGATGACGAGCGTCTTGAAGCACTGGTTGAGCGTTTAGAAGAATGTGAACTTGACGATTACACAGAAATCACGACCTTAATCGGCATTGAATTTGATGACAATACTGTTTGGGGACAATTGACACTGCTTGAATTAAAACTCCTTATTTATGTTGCTTTGAAGCAATTTGAAGAAGCAAAAGATTTAGTTGAGCAATTCCTGCAATACAACACCAACACTGTAGAACGTGGTTTGTTCTATCAATGTATGAACGTCGTGTTGGAAGTTATTCTGGATGACGAGATGGAGTTGGACGATTACGAAAAGAACTTCCGTCGTATGTTTGGTGATGAGCGTATGGATGCTGTCGTGGGTTCTGTCGAAGGCACTGTTCGTTTTTATGGTTTAACGCCGACCAGTATGAAACTCGAAGGTTTGGATCGTCATTTGCGTTTGATTGAGAGCTACAAGAAGTTGCATGCTGCTCGTGCAAAAGCAGTCGGTTTACATAAATAA
- the hchA gene encoding glyoxalase III HchA — MTTNTEDRNPTPDLAEDNAFFPSPYSLSQYTAPKTDYDGTTYPNPYKGDKKILMIATDERYILMQNAKFFSTGNHPVEMLLPMFHLDNAGFAFDVATLSGNPVKLEMWAMPKEEQVVLDTYNKYEKQLKSPLKLADILDKALSIDSPYAGIFIPGGHGVLAKIPESKEVKALLKWAVDNDKYVITLCHGPASLLAAAVDETPNDYIFKGYQVCVFPDSLDKGANIDIGYMPGQLPWLVGENLEKLGVEILNKGITGQVHKDRKLLTGDSPLASNNLGKLAAETLLADSSL, encoded by the coding sequence ATGACAACAAATACTGAAGATCGCAATCCTACACCAGATCTAGCAGAAGACAATGCATTTTTCCCATCACCTTATTCATTAAGTCAGTACACAGCACCTAAAACGGACTATGATGGAACCACGTATCCAAATCCGTATAAAGGCGATAAAAAGATTCTTATGATTGCAACGGATGAGCGCTATATCCTAATGCAAAATGCAAAGTTCTTTTCTACAGGGAATCATCCAGTAGAAATGTTATTGCCTATGTTCCATTTGGATAATGCTGGCTTTGCATTTGATGTTGCAACATTGTCAGGCAATCCAGTGAAACTTGAAATGTGGGCGATGCCAAAAGAAGAGCAAGTTGTTTTGGATACCTATAACAAGTATGAGAAACAACTTAAATCTCCATTAAAATTGGCTGATATTTTAGACAAGGCTTTAAGTATTGATTCGCCTTATGCGGGCATCTTTATTCCGGGCGGACATGGAGTTTTGGCTAAAATTCCTGAAAGTAAAGAAGTAAAAGCTCTATTGAAATGGGCAGTAGATAATGACAAATATGTAATTACTTTGTGTCATGGGCCTGCTTCATTATTGGCAGCAGCAGTAGATGAAACTCCAAATGATTATATTTTTAAAGGCTATCAAGTTTGTGTATTCCCTGATTCTTTAGATAAAGGTGCCAATATTGATATTGGATACATGCCGGGGCAGTTGCCGTGGTTGGTTGGTGAAAATCTGGAAAAGCTTGGTGTAGAAATTTTAAATAAAGGGATCACAGGACAAGTGCATAAGGATAGAAAACTTCTAACAGGTGATAGTCCATTGGCCTCTAATAATTTAGGAAAACTAGCAGCTGAAACTTTATTGGCAGATTCAAGCCTTTAA
- a CDS encoding TolC family protein — translation MKQGMNRMMQLGHRIARYQYLILSSFLVMSSPLNAMTLDQALSASLKYESQLELSRLDVNRSTAMLEQAKQRDGLKINLVGQLDYEKIETPETVLFPTEGNRRGRSLQLQLDYPIYTSGRHRLGVDVAKSQVAAQHQAFSDRRSETILNTVMVYTDVLKKKAILDLRKKTLTNLQRSLFESQRRFDVGMITRADLAQVLAQVAQGQADVTQAQSNLSISEAQFYQITGIYPEHLAKVDQLPMITLSLDEILAKTKNHPALIQAKYEKKAAEQQFALSKRELWPTVMLTSRAGKQEEASYIGSESNNYMVGVQLNVPLFDDGLNRANVRKAQTDVDLSHQKIRSLELDLNQRVQTTYAQLLSVRQNKNALQNAIDAAEIALLYTRKEFELGTKTTFDLLNTEQKLLDVKTQKTVNEQDEIVFVYQLLDQMGELNQLITTQHPK, via the coding sequence ATGAAACAAGGGATGAATAGGATGATGCAATTGGGGCATCGAATTGCTCGATATCAGTATTTAATACTTTCCAGTTTTTTAGTGATGAGTAGTCCACTCAATGCCATGACTTTAGATCAGGCATTGAGTGCTAGTTTAAAATATGAAAGTCAGTTGGAACTAAGTCGTTTAGATGTAAATCGTTCCACCGCTATGTTAGAGCAAGCAAAGCAACGAGATGGTCTAAAAATCAATTTAGTTGGTCAGTTGGACTATGAAAAAATCGAAACACCTGAAACGGTATTATTTCCAACCGAAGGTAATCGGCGAGGGCGTAGCCTACAGTTGCAGTTAGACTATCCGATTTATACTTCTGGTCGACATCGTCTAGGTGTCGATGTTGCTAAAAGCCAAGTTGCTGCTCAGCATCAGGCTTTTTCAGACCGTCGATCAGAAACGATCTTAAATACAGTGATGGTTTATACCGATGTATTGAAGAAAAAAGCCATTTTAGACTTGAGAAAGAAAACACTCACAAACTTGCAGCGTTCGCTATTCGAATCACAACGTCGGTTTGATGTTGGTATGATCACACGTGCTGATTTGGCTCAAGTATTGGCACAAGTTGCTCAAGGGCAAGCTGATGTGACTCAGGCGCAATCAAATCTTAGTATCAGTGAGGCGCAATTTTATCAGATTACGGGTATTTACCCAGAACATTTGGCTAAAGTTGATCAGCTACCCATGATTACGTTGAGTTTAGATGAGATCTTAGCTAAAACAAAAAATCACCCTGCACTGATTCAAGCCAAATATGAGAAGAAAGCAGCTGAACAACAATTTGCGCTTAGCAAAAGGGAGTTATGGCCGACCGTGATGTTAACCAGTCGTGCAGGTAAGCAAGAAGAGGCCAGTTATATCGGCTCTGAAAGTAATAACTATATGGTTGGAGTACAGTTAAATGTCCCTTTATTTGATGATGGATTAAATCGTGCGAATGTACGCAAAGCTCAGACGGATGTAGATTTGAGTCATCAGAAGATTAGAAGTTTAGAGCTGGACTTAAATCAACGTGTACAAACGACTTATGCCCAACTTTTAAGTGTTCGGCAAAATAAAAATGCGCTTCAAAATGCTATTGATGCAGCAGAAATCGCATTGTTATATACCCGAAAGGAATTTGAATTGGGCACAAAAACGACTTTTGATTTACTCAATACCGAACAAAAATTACTGGATGTGAAAACACAAAAAACAGTAAATGAACAAGATGAGATCGTTTTTGTTTATCAGTTATTAGATCAAATGGGTGAGTTAAATCAATTGATCACAACGCAACATCCGAAATAA